The Ramlibacter sp. PS4R-6 nucleotide sequence GATCTCTTTCAAGTCGATCGCCACGGTGCCCGCCGATTCGGGGCAGTTCACCACGTAGCCGCACGCGAGCCACTGCGCGTACGAAAAGATGTTCTGGCCGATCCACGCCGGCGGCAGGTACGCGAGCACTTCCTCTGCGTGCGTGAGCTTGTCGAACAGGGCACCGGCGTGCGCGCGGTCGAGCAGCGTGCGGTGCGAATGCACGACGCCCTTCGGATTGCCGGTGGTACCCGACGTGAAGAACATCGCCGCCACGTCGTCGGGCACGGCCTTGTCGACTTCGGCCCGGAAGAATTCCGGCTGCCGCGCCGCGTAGGCTTCGCCCGCGGCCATCAGGGCTTCGAGCGACGTGAGGCCCGGCTCGGCGTAGTTGCGCAGGCCGCGCGGGTCGTCGTAGTAGATGTGCGCCAGCTGCGGGCATTGCGCGCGAATCTCGAGCAGCTTGTCGACCTGCTCCTGGTCTTCGGCCAGGGCGAAGCGCACGTCGGCGTTGTTGATGGGGAAGACGCACTCGCCGCCCACCGCGTCCTGGTACAGCGGGATGGGGATGGCGCCGAGCGACTGCGCCGCGAGCATGGTGGCGTACAGGCGCGGGCGGTTGGCGCCGATCACCACCATGTGCTCGCCGCGCGCGAGGCCCGCCTCGTGCAGGCCGCAGGCCACGTGCTCCACCAGCTTCGCCATGCGGGACCACGAATAGGCCTGCCAGATGCCGTACTCCTTCTCGCGCATCGCGGCGTCGTTCGGGCGCTGCGCGGCATGCGCGAGGAGCAGGCGGGGAAAGGTTGTCTCCATGGGCTTCGCTCGGGGTTGGCGCGAATGTAGGACCGACTTTGACGCCAAGTTGTCTTTGCAACGACAATCCTAGGGAAGGTCCTAGTAGGCCCTACCCGCTCCAACCTTCGATGGCCACCGATCTCACGCTGCACCAGCGCCGCCGGGAAGCGACGGCCGAGGAGCTCGCGGGCGTGCCGTGGCTGAAGGTGCTCAAGCCCGACGAATACCGCACCGCCGCCGCCGCCATCCGCGTCAGCGACGCGCAGCCGGGCGACTACGTGTGCCGAGTCGGCCGCCCCGTCACCTACTGGTTCGGCGTGATCGAGGGGCTGCTGAAGATGAGCGCCGACACCGACGACGGCCACACGGTCACCTTCAGCGGCCTGCCGCCCGGTGGCTGGTTCGGCGAGGGCACGGTGCTCAAGCGCGAGGTCTACCGGTACAACATCCAGGCGCTGCGCAAGAGCATCGTCGCGGGCATCCCGGCGGACACCTTCCACTGGCTGCTCGACCATTCGATCGGCTTCAACCGCTTCATCATGAACCAGCTGAACGAGCGGCTGGCGCAGTTCATCTCGGCGCGCGAGATCGACCGCATGAACAACCCCGACCTGCGCGTGGCGCGCAGCCTGGCGGCGCTGTTCAATCCCGTGCTGTTCCCCGGTGTGGGCGACGTCCTGCGCATCACGCAGCAGGAGCTGGCCTACCTCGTCGGCCTGTCGCGCCAGCGCGTGAACGAGGCGCTGGCGACGCTGGAGCAGCAAGGCTCGATCCGCGTGGAGTACGGCGGGCTGCGCGTGCTCGACCTGCAGTCGCTGCGGGCCACCGTCGCGGCCTAGGCCGCGCGGATCGCTTCGTCGATCGCGCGCTCGTGGCGGCCCAGCACCGCCGACCAGTCGAATTCGTGCTGCGCGCGCTCGCGCCCGCGCCGCGACAGCCGCGCGGCCAGCGCGGGTTCCCGCAGCACGCGCGCGATCGCGTGGGCGAAGGCCCCCGCGTCGCCAGGCGCGACGAGCAGTCCGTTGTCGCCGTCGCGCACCACGCTCGGGATGCCGCCGCTGGCGCTGGCCACCAGCGGCAGGCCCGCGGCGTTGGCCTCGCACAGCACGCGCCCCATCGTCTCCACGTCGCGCACGCGCCCGCCCGCGTGGCGGCTCTCGTAGCTCGCCAGCGCGAACACGTCGCTGGCCCAGTAGTAGCGCGGGATGTCCTCGTGCGGCACGCGGCCGGCGAAACGCACCGCGTCGCGCAGGCCCAGCGCCGCGGCGCGCGCTTCGTAGGCGGCGCGCTTGCGGCCGTCGCCCACGACCACCAGGCGCACGCGCGGCGTGGCGGCGCGCAGCGCTGCGACCGCATCGAGCAGCACCTCGACGCCCTTCTTCTCCACGAGCCGGCAGACCGTGAGGACCACCCGGTCCTCCGCCTCGAAGCCCAGCTCGTCACGCGCGAGCCGGCGCCTTCCCTCATCCGCGTCGAAGCGCCGCGCGTCGACACCGCCCGCGACAACGTCCACGCGCTCCGGCGCGACCCCGATCGTGCGCAGCAGGCCGGCCGTGTAGTCGCTGTTGGCGAGGATCGCGTGGTTGCCCGCGGCCGCGGCGCGCATGACGCGCTCGCGCGCCTCGCGCAGCACGCGGTCGACCCAGTTCGGGTGCTGGCCGTGTTCCAGCCACCAGCGCATCGCACGCTGCAAGGCGGGTGAGGCCGCGAGCCCGCTGCACCACGGGTACGGGTAGCCCAGCCAGGGCCGCAGCACGTCGTTGCCGACCGAGCGGCACACGACCGGCACCGGCATGCGGGCGCGCAGCAAGCCGTAGAACACGGTGGACGCATACACGGCATCGGCACGGAAATCGCGCGCGTGCTGCGCGACAGTCGCGAGGTTGTGCCAGTAGCCCAGGCGCGAGAGCACGCGGCGCACCGTGACGCCGCACTCGGCGTCGAACTGCTCGGCCTGCTGCGCGAGGTCGCGGTCGGTGACGCGGTAGGTCAGCACCTCGACCGCATCGGCGCGGTGCGCGAGGTGCTGCGCCAGGTGGCGCGCATGCGTCTGCATGCCGCCCACGGCGGGCGGCCACTCGGTCAGCACGAGCGTCAGTCGCGTCACAATGCGCGTCTCCTCTTTCCCGGCCGCATCTTGCCCGAAGACACCACCCGATTGAACAAGCGCATGGCCGAACTGGGCCTGTGCTCGCGCCGCGAGGCCGACGACTGGATCGCGCGCGGCTGGGTGCGCGTGGACGGCAAGCCCGCGGTCATGGGGCTGCAGGTCGCGCCGGATGCCCGCATCGAGGTCGACCCGCGCGCCCGCGGCGAGCAGCAACAACAGGTGACCGTGCTGCTCCACAAGCCGATCGGCTACGTCAGCGGCCAGGCCGAGGACGGTTACCAGCCGGCCGCGACGCTGGTGCAGGCGCGCACGCACTGGCTGGGCGACCCCAGCAAATTGCGCTACGCGCCGGCGCACTCGCGCGGGCTCGCGCCCGCCGGGCGCCTGGACATCGATTCGACCGGCCTGCTGGTGCTCACGCAGGACGGCCGCATCGCGCGCCACCTCATCGGCGAGTTCAGCGAGGTCGAGAAGGAATACCTGGTGCGCGTGACCTTCGACAACGTCGCGGCGAACGTGCAGGCGGCGTTCCCGCCGGCGCAGCTGGCGCGCCTGCGCCACGGCCTGGCCCTGGATGGCAAGCCGCTGAAGCCCGCGCAGGTGGAGTGGCAGAACCCGGAGCAGCTGCGCTTCGTGCTGACCGAGGGCAAGAAGCGCCAGATCCGCCGCATGTGCGAGCTGGTCGGCCTGAAAG carries:
- a CDS encoding glycosyltransferase family 4 protein, with translation MTRLTLVLTEWPPAVGGMQTHARHLAQHLAHRADAVEVLTYRVTDRDLAQQAEQFDAECGVTVRRVLSRLGYWHNLATVAQHARDFRADAVYASTVFYGLLRARMPVPVVCRSVGNDVLRPWLGYPYPWCSGLAASPALQRAMRWWLEHGQHPNWVDRVLREARERVMRAAAAGNHAILANSDYTAGLLRTIGVAPERVDVVAGGVDARRFDADEGRRRLARDELGFEAEDRVVLTVCRLVEKKGVEVLLDAVAALRAATPRVRLVVVGDGRKRAAYEARAAALGLRDAVRFAGRVPHEDIPRYYWASDVFALASYESRHAGGRVRDVETMGRVLCEANAAGLPLVASASGGIPSVVRDGDNGLLVAPGDAGAFAHAIARVLREPALAARLSRRGRERAQHEFDWSAVLGRHERAIDEAIRAA
- a CDS encoding Crp/Fnr family transcriptional regulator yields the protein MATDLTLHQRRREATAEELAGVPWLKVLKPDEYRTAAAAIRVSDAQPGDYVCRVGRPVTYWFGVIEGLLKMSADTDDGHTVTFSGLPPGGWFGEGTVLKREVYRYNIQALRKSIVAGIPADTFHWLLDHSIGFNRFIMNQLNERLAQFISAREIDRMNNPDLRVARSLAALFNPVLFPGVGDVLRITQQELAYLVGLSRQRVNEALATLEQQGSIRVEYGGLRVLDLQSLRATVAA
- a CDS encoding pseudouridine synthase, with translation MAELGLCSRREADDWIARGWVRVDGKPAVMGLQVAPDARIEVDPRARGEQQQQVTVLLHKPIGYVSGQAEDGYQPAATLVQARTHWLGDPSKLRYAPAHSRGLAPAGRLDIDSTGLLVLTQDGRIARHLIGEFSEVEKEYLVRVTFDNVAANVQAAFPPAQLARLRHGLALDGKPLKPAQVEWQNPEQLRFVLTEGKKRQIRRMCELVGLKVVGLKRIRIGGVLLGQLPLGQWRYLAAHERF